A single genomic interval of Streptomyces sp. BA2 harbors:
- the glyA gene encoding serine hydroxymethyltransferase, producing the protein MPVSTAPTAAPTAPADFDALRRADPQMAEILLAEQERQASCLQLIAAENFTSPAVLAALGSPLANKYAEGYPGARHHGGCELVDVAERIAIDRAKALFGAEHANVQPHSGSSAVLAAYAALLRPGDTVLAMGLPYGGHLTHGSPSNFSGRWFDFVGYGVDPDSGLIDYDQVRVLARSHKPKAIVCGSIAYPRHIDYAAFRDIADDVGAYLIADAAHPLGLIAGGAAPSPVPYADVVCATTHKVLRGPRGGLILCGTELASRIDRAVFPFTQGGAQMHTIAAKAVAFGEAETPAFTAYAHQVVTNARILAQALAAAGCAITTGGTDTHLILADPAPLGIDAQTARGRLAACGLVLDTCALPYADGRGLRLGTAAVSTQGMGDAEMVRIAGLFADAVGEGSKEANDSKVREEVRELVGRFPPYTA; encoded by the coding sequence ATGCCGGTCAGCACCGCACCCACCGCCGCCCCGACGGCGCCCGCTGACTTCGACGCGCTGCGCCGCGCGGACCCCCAGATGGCGGAGATCCTCCTCGCCGAGCAGGAGCGGCAGGCGTCCTGCCTCCAGCTCATCGCGGCGGAGAACTTCACCTCACCGGCGGTGCTCGCCGCCCTGGGCTCGCCCCTCGCCAACAAGTACGCCGAGGGCTACCCCGGCGCCCGCCACCACGGCGGCTGCGAGCTGGTGGACGTCGCCGAGCGCATCGCCATCGACCGCGCCAAGGCCCTGTTCGGCGCCGAGCACGCCAATGTGCAGCCGCACTCCGGCTCCTCCGCGGTCCTCGCCGCGTACGCCGCCCTGCTGCGCCCCGGCGACACCGTCCTCGCCATGGGCCTTCCGTACGGCGGCCACCTCACGCACGGCTCGCCGTCGAACTTCTCCGGGCGCTGGTTCGACTTCGTGGGCTACGGCGTAGACCCGGACAGCGGCCTCATCGACTACGACCAGGTCCGCGTCCTGGCCCGCTCGCACAAGCCGAAGGCCATCGTCTGCGGCTCCATCGCCTACCCCCGGCACATCGACTACGCGGCCTTCCGCGACATCGCCGACGACGTCGGCGCGTACCTCATCGCCGACGCCGCCCACCCGCTCGGCCTGATCGCCGGGGGAGCGGCCCCGAGCCCCGTGCCGTACGCCGACGTCGTCTGCGCCACGACCCACAAGGTGCTCCGCGGCCCGCGCGGCGGCCTGATCCTGTGCGGGACGGAGCTCGCTTCCCGTATCGACCGGGCCGTGTTCCCCTTCACGCAGGGTGGCGCGCAGATGCACACGATCGCTGCCAAGGCCGTCGCGTTCGGCGAGGCGGAGACCCCGGCCTTCACCGCGTACGCCCATCAGGTCGTCACCAACGCCCGCATCCTCGCCCAGGCACTTGCCGCCGCGGGCTGCGCGATCACCACCGGCGGCACCGACACGCACCTGATCCTGGCCGACCCGGCGCCCCTGGGCATCGACGCACAGACCGCCCGCGGCAGACTCGCCGCCTGCGGCCTCGTCCTGGACACCTGCGCCCTGCCGTACGCCGACGGACGCGGCCTGCGCCTGGGCACCGCGGCCGTCAGCACGCAGGGCATGGGGGACGCGGAGATGGTGCGGATCGCCGGGCTCTTCGCCGACGCGGTGGGTGAGGGATCCAAGGAGGCGAACGACTCGAAAGTACGAGAGGAAGTGCGTGAACTGGTGGGCAGATTTCCGCCGTATACGGCCTAG
- a CDS encoding MraY family glycosyltransferase, translating into MREYLLTLCITAAVTYLLTGPVRKFAIVAGAMPEIRARDVHREPTPRLGGIAMFFGLCAGLLVADHLPNLNDVFERSNEPRALLSGAALIWLIGVLDDKFEIDALIKLGGQMIAAGVMVLQGLTILWIPVPGYGMVLLDQGQGTLLTVALVVITINAVNFVDGLDGLAAGMVCIAATAFFLYAYRLWYGYGIEAAAPATLFAAILIGMCMGFLPHNIHPARIFMGDSGSMLIGLVLAAGAISATGQIDGDALKLNFGGTRDATHAMLPVFIPLLMPLTIIAIPFADLVLAIVRRTWNGKSPFAADRGHLHHRLLEIGHSHSRAVLIMYFWSALIGFGTVAYSVHSASMWILFAIVALSAVGLVLLLLPRFTPHIPGWAESFVPPRYRRRGRAAADVSATEATDEGDVTDVAAGDRPPVESGVNGATAVGTRSRFEDRHKAESSS; encoded by the coding sequence GTGCGTGAATACCTGCTGACGCTCTGCATCACGGCCGCGGTGACTTACCTGCTGACCGGCCCGGTGCGGAAGTTCGCGATCGTGGCCGGCGCCATGCCGGAGATCCGCGCCCGCGACGTGCACCGGGAGCCCACGCCCCGGCTCGGCGGTATCGCGATGTTCTTCGGGTTGTGCGCCGGTCTCCTCGTCGCCGACCACCTGCCGAATCTGAACGACGTCTTCGAGCGGTCCAACGAACCGCGCGCGCTGCTCTCCGGTGCCGCGCTGATCTGGCTGATCGGCGTCCTGGACGACAAGTTCGAGATCGACGCCCTGATCAAGCTGGGCGGCCAGATGATCGCCGCCGGCGTCATGGTCCTCCAGGGCCTGACGATCCTGTGGATCCCGGTCCCTGGCTACGGCATGGTCCTCCTGGACCAGGGCCAGGGCACGCTCCTGACGGTCGCGCTCGTCGTGATCACCATCAACGCGGTGAACTTCGTGGACGGCCTCGACGGCCTGGCGGCGGGCATGGTGTGCATCGCGGCGACGGCGTTCTTCCTCTACGCCTACCGCCTCTGGTACGGGTACGGCATCGAGGCCGCGGCCCCCGCGACGCTCTTCGCCGCGATCCTCATCGGCATGTGCATGGGCTTCCTGCCGCACAACATCCATCCCGCCAGGATCTTCATGGGGGACTCGGGGTCGATGCTGATCGGCCTCGTCCTCGCGGCGGGTGCGATCTCCGCCACAGGCCAGATCGACGGCGACGCCCTGAAGCTGAACTTCGGCGGCACCCGCGATGCCACGCACGCGATGCTTCCGGTCTTCATCCCGCTCCTGATGCCGCTGACGATCATCGCGATCCCGTTCGCCGACCTGGTCCTCGCGATCGTCCGGCGTACGTGGAACGGCAAGTCGCCGTTCGCCGCCGACCGCGGCCACCTCCACCACCGCCTCCTGGAGATCGGCCACTCCCACAGCCGCGCGGTGCTGATCATGTACTTCTGGTCGGCGCTCATCGGCTTCGGCACGGTGGCCTACTCGGTCCACTCGGCCAGCATGTGGATCTTGTTCGCGATCGTCGCCCTGAGCGCGGTCGGCCTCGTGCTGCTCCTGCTGCCGCGGTTCACCCCGCACATCCCGGGCTGGGCCGAGTCCTTCGTACCGCCGCGTTACCGGCGGCGCGGGAGGGCTGCCGCTGACGTCTCCGCGACGGAGGCGACGGACGAGGGGGACGTGACGGATGTGGCGGCGGGTGACCGTCCTCCGGTCGAGTCAGGCGTCAACGGGGCGACGGCGGTCGGCACCCGCTCGCGCTTCGAGGATCGGCACAAGGCGGAGTCGTCGAGCTGA
- the atpB gene encoding F0F1 ATP synthase subunit A gives MSDNGCGFPAPGLHSFLFKPIFEVGGFEFNKVMLLALLTTLVVVSFFYLAFGKAKVVPGKLQMIGEAGYDFVRRGIVYETMGKKEGEKYVPLMVSMFFFIWIMNIWSVIPLTQFPVSSVIAYPIILAAVVYFIWVPLTFKRHGFVGGWKNITGYDASLGPIKWLVSFIEFFSNLLVRPFTHAVRLFANMFAGHLMLVMFTVASWYLLNSWMIPAAGVSFVMTIVMILFELFVQAVQAYVFVLLSATYIQGALAEHH, from the coding sequence ATGTCCGACAACGGCTGTGGCTTCCCGGCTCCGGGCCTGCACTCGTTCCTCTTCAAGCCGATCTTCGAGGTCGGCGGGTTCGAGTTCAACAAGGTCATGCTGCTCGCCCTGCTGACGACCCTCGTCGTGGTCAGCTTCTTCTATCTGGCGTTCGGCAAGGCCAAGGTCGTCCCGGGCAAGCTGCAGATGATCGGTGAGGCCGGCTACGACTTCGTACGCCGCGGCATCGTCTACGAGACGATGGGCAAGAAGGAGGGCGAGAAGTACGTCCCCCTGATGGTCTCGATGTTCTTCTTCATCTGGATCATGAACATCTGGTCCGTGATCCCGCTGACCCAGTTCCCGGTCTCGTCGGTCATCGCGTACCCGATCATCCTCGCGGCCGTCGTCTACTTCATCTGGGTGCCTCTCACCTTCAAGCGCCACGGGTTCGTCGGCGGCTGGAAGAACATCACCGGCTACGACGCCTCGCTGGGCCCGATCAAGTGGCTCGTGTCGTTCATCGAGTTCTTCTCGAACCTGCTCGTGCGTCCCTTCACGCACGCCGTGCGACTCTTCGCCAACATGTTCGCCGGTCACCTGATGCTGGTGATGTTCACCGTCGCCTCCTGGTACCTGCTGAACAGCTGGATGATCCCGGCCGCCGGTGTCTCGTTCGTGATGACCATCGTCATGATCCTCTTCGAACTTTTCGTGCAGGCGGTCCAGGCGTACGTCTTCGTGCTCCTCTCCGCCACCTACATTCAGGGCGCTCTCGCCGAGCACCACTGA
- the atpE gene encoding ATP synthase F0 subunit C: protein MSATLELAAGVSGSLGSIGYGLAAIGPGIGVGIVFGNGTQALARQPEAAGLIRANQILGFAFCEALALIGIVMPFVFGK, encoded by the coding sequence ATGTCCGCGACCCTCGAACTCGCCGCAGGCGTCTCCGGCTCCCTCGGCTCCATCGGCTACGGCCTCGCCGCGATCGGCCCCGGCATCGGCGTCGGCATCGTGTTCGGTAACGGCACCCAGGCCCTGGCCCGTCAGCCCGAGGCCGCCGGTCTGATCCGCGCCAACCAGATCCTCGGCTTCGCCTTCTGTGAGGCGCTCGCCCTCATCGGCATCGTTATGCCGTTCGTGTTCGGTAAGTAG
- a CDS encoding F0F1 ATP synthase subunit B codes for MIANLVQLAAEEEQNPLVPPGPELLVGAIAFAIVFFFFWKKLLPNINKVLEERRESIEGGIEKAEAAQTEAQSVLEQYKAQLAEARHEAARLRQEAQEQGAQLIAEMRAEGQRQREEIVAAGHTQLAADRKAAAQSLRQDVGQLATDLAGKLVGESLEDSARQSRTIDRFLDELEEKAEAAR; via the coding sequence GTGATCGCCAACCTGGTTCAGCTGGCGGCCGAGGAAGAGCAGAACCCGCTCGTCCCGCCGGGTCCTGAGCTGCTCGTCGGCGCCATCGCCTTCGCCATCGTCTTCTTCTTCTTCTGGAAGAAGCTCCTCCCGAACATCAACAAGGTTCTGGAAGAGCGCCGGGAGTCGATCGAAGGCGGTATCGAGAAGGCCGAGGCCGCTCAGACCGAGGCCCAGAGCGTTCTTGAGCAGTACAAGGCTCAGCTCGCCGAGGCTCGGCACGAGGCCGCGCGTCTGCGCCAGGAGGCGCAGGAGCAGGGCGCCCAGCTCATCGCCGAGATGCGTGCCGAAGGCCAGCGGCAGCGCGAGGAGATCGTCGCCGCAGGTCACACGCAGCTCGCTGCCGACCGCAAGGCCGCCGCGCAGTCGCTGCGTCAGGACGTGGGCCAGCTGGCCACCGACCTGGCCGGCAAGCTCGTCGGTGAGTCCCTCGAGGACTCCGCTCGGCAGAGCCGCACCATCGACCGTTTCCTCGACGAGCTCGAGGAGAAGGCCGAGGCGGCTCGATGA
- a CDS encoding F0F1 ATP synthase subunit delta — MTAHGASREALAAARERLDALTDNTSVDVRQLADELASVTALLGREVSLRRVLTDPSQSGEAKAELAGRLLGGQVGGETADLVAGLVRSRWSQSRDLVDAVEELTNLAELTGAQKSGALDDVEDELFRFGRIVSSNTGLRSALTDRAATGAAKSELLRSLLGGRANEVTERLVERLVTAPRGRSLESGLESLSKLAADRRSRMVAVVTSAVPLSDQQKQRLGAALAKVYGRQMHLNLDVDPEVLGGITVQVGDEIINGSIADRLEDAHRRMAS, encoded by the coding sequence ATGACAGCGCACGGAGCCAGCCGCGAGGCCCTCGCGGCCGCGCGCGAGCGTCTCGACGCGCTGACCGACAACACCTCGGTGGACGTGCGGCAGCTGGCGGACGAGCTCGCCTCGGTCACCGCGCTGCTGGGCCGCGAGGTCTCGCTGCGCCGGGTCCTGACCGACCCGTCGCAGTCCGGTGAGGCCAAGGCCGAGCTCGCCGGGCGGCTGCTCGGCGGGCAGGTGGGCGGCGAGACCGCCGACCTGGTGGCCGGCCTGGTCCGCTCGCGCTGGTCGCAGTCGCGTGACCTGGTGGACGCCGTCGAGGAGCTCACCAACCTCGCCGAGCTGACCGGTGCGCAGAAGTCCGGCGCGCTGGACGACGTCGAGGACGAGCTGTTCCGGTTCGGCCGGATCGTCTCCTCGAACACCGGCCTCCGGTCCGCGCTGACCGACCGCGCCGCCACCGGTGCGGCCAAGAGCGAGCTGCTGCGCAGCCTGCTCGGTGGCCGGGCGAACGAGGTGACGGAGCGGCTCGTCGAGCGCCTCGTGACCGCGCCCCGTGGACGTAGCCTGGAGTCGGGACTCGAGTCCCTCTCCAAGCTGGCCGCGGACCGCCGCAGCCGGATGGTCGCCGTCGTCACTTCGGCTGTTCCGCTCTCGGACCAGCAGAAGCAGCGCCTCGGCGCCGCCCTCGCGAAGGTCTACGGCCGCCAGATGCACCTGAACCTCGACGTGGACCCCGAGGTCCTCGGCGGGATCACGGTGCAGGTCGGCGACGAGATCATCAACGGCAGCATCGCGGACCGCCTCGAGGACGCACACCGCCGCATGGCGAGCTAG
- the atpA gene encoding F0F1 ATP synthase subunit alpha — protein sequence MAELTIRPEEIRDALENFVQAYKPDAASREEVGSVTVAGDGIAKVEGLPSAMANELLKFEDGTLGLALNLEEREIGAVVLGEFSGIEEGQPVTRTGEVLSVAVGEGYLGRVVDPLGTPIDGLGEIETSGRRALELQAPTVMDRKSVHEPMETGYKAVDAMTPIGRGQRQLIIGDRQTGKTALAVDTIINQRDNWRSGDVNKQVRCIYVAVGQKGSTIASVRGALEEAGALEYTTIVAAPASDPAGFKYLAPYTGSAIGQQWMYEGKHVLIIFDDLSKQADAYRAVSLLLRRPPGREAYPGDVFYLHSRLLERCAKLSDEMGKGSMTGLPIVETKANDVSAFIPTNVISITDGQCFLESDLFNAGQRPALNVGISVSRVGGSAQHKAIRQVSGRLRVDLAQYRELEAFAAFGSDLDAASKASLERGQRMVELLKQAQYQPMATEDQVISIWAGTTGRMDEVPVADVRRFERELLDYLHRKEQGLMTSIKEGGKMSDDTITAIADAVAEFKKQFETSDGKLLGEDAPAAVDASK from the coding sequence ATGGCGGAGCTCACGATCCGGCCGGAGGAGATCCGGGACGCACTGGAGAACTTTGTCCAGGCGTACAAGCCGGACGCGGCCTCGCGCGAGGAGGTCGGTTCGGTCACCGTTGCCGGTGACGGCATCGCGAAGGTCGAGGGCCTCCCCTCGGCCATGGCCAACGAGCTGCTGAAGTTCGAGGACGGCACCCTCGGTCTCGCCCTCAACCTTGAGGAGCGCGAGATCGGCGCCGTCGTCCTCGGCGAGTTCAGCGGCATCGAAGAGGGCCAGCCGGTCACCCGTACCGGCGAGGTCCTGTCCGTCGCGGTGGGCGAGGGCTACCTCGGCCGCGTCGTCGACCCGCTCGGCACCCCGATCGACGGCCTCGGCGAGATCGAGACGTCCGGACGCCGCGCCCTCGAGCTGCAGGCCCCCACGGTCATGGACCGCAAGTCGGTGCACGAGCCGATGGAGACCGGCTACAAGGCCGTCGACGCCATGACCCCGATCGGCCGTGGCCAGCGTCAGCTGATCATCGGCGACCGCCAGACCGGCAAGACCGCCCTGGCCGTCGACACGATCATCAACCAGCGTGACAACTGGCGCTCGGGCGACGTGAACAAGCAGGTGCGCTGCATCTACGTCGCCGTCGGTCAGAAGGGCTCCACCATCGCCTCCGTGCGCGGTGCCCTCGAAGAGGCCGGCGCCCTTGAGTACACGACCATCGTCGCCGCCCCGGCGTCCGACCCGGCGGGCTTCAAGTACCTGGCGCCCTACACCGGCTCGGCCATCGGCCAGCAGTGGATGTACGAGGGCAAGCACGTCCTCATCATCTTCGACGACCTCTCGAAGCAGGCCGACGCCTACCGCGCCGTGTCCCTGCTGCTCCGCCGCCCGCCGGGGCGCGAGGCCTACCCGGGTGACGTCTTCTACCTGCACTCGCGTCTGCTCGAGCGCTGCGCGAAGCTCTCGGACGAGATGGGCAAGGGCTCGATGACGGGTCTGCCGATCGTCGAGACCAAGGCGAACGACGTGTCGGCGTTCATTCCGACCAACGTCATCTCCATCACCGACGGCCAGTGCTTCCTGGAGTCCGACCTGTTCAACGCCGGTCAGCGTCCGGCCCTGAACGTCGGTATCTCGGTCTCCCGAGTCGGTGGCTCCGCCCAGCACAAGGCGATCCGCCAGGTCTCCGGGCGTCTGCGCGTGGACCTCGCCCAGTACCGCGAGCTCGAGGCGTTCGCCGCCTTCGGTTCCGACCTGGACGCCGCGTCGAAGGCCTCCCTCGAGCGCGGTCAGCGGATGGTCGAGCTGCTCAAGCAGGCTCAGTACCAGCCGATGGCCACCGAGGACCAGGTCATCTCCATCTGGGCCGGCACCACGGGCCGCATGGACGAGGTACCGGTCGCCGACGTCCGGCGCTTCGAGCGCGAGCTGCTCGACTACCTGCACCGCAAGGAGCAGGGCCTGATGACCTCCATCAAGGAGGGCGGCAAGATGTCCGACGACACGATCACGGCCATCGCCGACGCCGTCGCCGAGTTCAAGAAGCAGTTCGAGACCTCGGACGGCAAGCTGCTCGGCGAGGACGCTCCGGCTGCCGTCGACGCGTCCAAGTGA
- a CDS encoding F0F1 ATP synthase subunit gamma translates to MGAQLRVYKRRIKSVTATKKITKAMEMIAASRVVKAQRKVTASTPYATELTRAVTAVATGANDKHPLTTEAEAPTRAAVLLLSSDRGLAGAFNSNAIKAAEKLTKKLQDAGKEVDTYIVGRRGIAHYNFRERKIAGQWTGFTDAPSYSDAKEIAAPLIEAIEKDTAEGGVDELHIVYTEFISMMTQEATGDRLLPLSLEKVAEEAGTTDEARPLYDFEPSAEDVLDALLPRYVESRIYNALLQSAASKHAATRRAMKSATDNAGDLINALTRSANAARQAEITQEISEIVGGSSALADATAGSDK, encoded by the coding sequence ATGGGAGCCCAGCTCCGGGTCTACAAGCGTCGCATCAAATCCGTCACCGCGACCAAGAAGATCACCAAGGCGATGGAGATGATCGCCGCCTCGCGTGTCGTCAAGGCACAGCGCAAGGTGACCGCCTCCACTCCGTACGCGACCGAGCTCACGCGCGCGGTCACCGCGGTGGCCACGGGTGCCAACGACAAGCACCCGCTGACCACCGAGGCCGAGGCTCCGACCCGGGCCGCTGTTCTGCTCCTCTCGAGCGACCGCGGCCTGGCCGGCGCCTTCAACTCCAACGCCATCAAGGCCGCGGAGAAGCTCACCAAGAAGTTGCAGGACGCGGGCAAGGAGGTCGACACGTACATCGTCGGCCGCCGTGGCATCGCGCACTACAACTTCCGTGAGCGGAAGATCGCCGGCCAGTGGACGGGCTTCACGGATGCCCCTTCCTACTCGGACGCCAAGGAGATCGCCGCACCCCTGATCGAGGCCATCGAGAAGGACACGGCCGAGGGCGGCGTGGATGAACTCCACATCGTCTACACCGAGTTCATCTCGATGATGACGCAGGAGGCAACCGGTGACCGGCTGCTCCCGCTCAGCCTTGAGAAGGTCGCCGAAGAGGCGGGCACGACGGACGAGGCCCGTCCGCTGTACGACTTCGAGCCGTCGGCGGAGGACGTCCTCGACGCCCTGCTGCCGCGCTACGTCGAGAGCCGTATCTACAACGCGCTGCTCCAGTCGGCTGCTTCCAAGCACGCCGCCACGCGCCGCGCGATGAAGTCGGCGACCGACAACGCGGGTGACCTGATCAACGCTCTCACCCGTTCTGCCAACGCGGCCCGCCAGGCCGAAATCACCCAGGAAATCAGCGAGATCGTCGGTGGCTCCAGTGCCCTGGCCGACGCGACCGCGGGGAGTGACAAGTAA
- the atpD gene encoding F0F1 ATP synthase subunit beta → MTTTVDTAVATGRVARVIGPVVDVEFPVDAMPEIYNALHVEVADPAKDGEKKTLTLEVAQHLGDGIVRAISMQPTDGLVRQAAVTDTGSGITVPVGDITKGKVFNTLGAILNHPEAEADVTERWPIHRKAPAFDQLESKTEMFETGLKVVDLLTPYVKGGKIGLFGGAGVGKTVLIQEMIMRVAKLHEGVSVFAGVGERTREGNDLIDEMEESGVLDKTALVFGQMDEPPGTRLRVALAGLTMAEYFRDVQKQDVLFFIDNIFRFTQAGSEVSTLLGRMPSAVGYQPNLADEMGLLQERITSTRGHSITSMQAIYVPADDLTDPAPATTFAHLDATTVLSRPISEKGIYPAVDPLDSTSRILDPRYIAQDHYDAAMRVKGILQKYKDLQDIIAILGIDELSEEDKLVVQRARRVERFLSQNTHAAKQFTGLDGSDVPLDESIAAFNSIIDGEYDHFPEQAFFMCGGLEDLKAKAKELGVS, encoded by the coding sequence ATGACGACCACTGTTGATACGGCCGTTGCCACGGGCCGCGTCGCCCGGGTGATCGGCCCGGTCGTCGACGTGGAGTTCCCCGTCGACGCGATGCCGGAGATCTACAACGCGCTTCACGTCGAGGTGGCCGACCCGGCCAAGGACGGCGAGAAGAAGACGCTGACGCTCGAGGTCGCCCAGCACCTCGGCGACGGCATCGTCCGCGCCATCTCGATGCAGCCCACCGACGGTCTGGTCCGCCAGGCCGCGGTGACCGACACGGGCTCGGGCATCACCGTGCCCGTCGGTGACATCACCAAGGGCAAGGTGTTCAACACCCTCGGTGCGATCCTGAACCACCCCGAGGCCGAGGCCGACGTCACCGAGCGGTGGCCCATCCACCGCAAGGCCCCGGCCTTCGACCAGCTCGAGTCGAAGACCGAGATGTTCGAGACCGGCCTGAAGGTCGTCGACCTTCTCACCCCGTACGTCAAGGGTGGAAAGATCGGTCTGTTCGGTGGAGCGGGCGTCGGCAAGACCGTCCTCATCCAGGAAATGATCATGCGTGTGGCCAAGCTGCACGAGGGCGTTTCCGTGTTCGCCGGTGTCGGCGAGCGCACCCGTGAGGGCAACGACCTCATCGACGAGATGGAAGAGTCGGGCGTTCTGGACAAGACCGCCCTGGTCTTCGGCCAGATGGACGAGCCGCCGGGCACGCGTCTTCGCGTCGCCCTTGCCGGTCTGACCATGGCGGAGTACTTCCGCGATGTGCAGAAGCAGGACGTGCTGTTCTTCATCGACAACATCTTCCGCTTCACGCAGGCCGGTTCCGAGGTCTCGACCCTGCTCGGCCGCATGCCCTCCGCGGTGGGCTACCAGCCGAACCTGGCCGACGAGATGGGCCTCCTCCAGGAGCGCATCACCTCGACGCGTGGTCACTCGATCACCTCGATGCAGGCGATCTACGTCCCCGCGGACGACCTCACCGACCCGGCCCCGGCCACGACCTTCGCGCACCTCGACGCGACGACCGTGCTGTCGCGTCCGATCTCGGAGAAGGGCATCTACCCGGCGGTGGACCCGCTGGACTCGACGTCCCGCATCCTGGACCCGCGCTACATCGCGCAGGACCACTACGACGCCGCCATGCGCGTCAAGGGAATCCTGCAGAAGTACAAGGACCTCCAGGACATCATCGCGATCCTCGGCATCGACGAGCTCAGCGAAGAGGACAAGCTGGTCGTTCAGCGCGCCCGTCGCGTCGAGCGCTTCCTGTCGCAGAACACCCACGCCGCCAAGCAGTTCACCGGCCTGGACGGTTCGGACGTGCCGCTGGACGAGTCGATCGCAGCGTTCAACTCGATCATCGACGGTGAGTACGACCACTTCCCCGAGCAGGCGTTCTTCATGTGTGGTGGCCTCGAGGACCTCAAGGCGAAGGCCAAGGAGCTCGGCGTCTCCTGA
- a CDS encoding F0F1 ATP synthase subunit epsilon, with translation MAAELHVELVAADRSVWSGEATLVVARTTSGDIGVMPGHQPLLGVLESGPVTIRTSDGNTVVAAVHGGFISFADNKLSLLAEIVELSDEIDVQRAERALERAKSEADASAERRADVRLRAVSSR, from the coding sequence TTGGCTGCTGAGCTGCATGTCGAGCTGGTCGCCGCGGACCGCAGCGTCTGGTCCGGCGAGGCCACCCTGGTCGTCGCGCGCACCACGTCCGGCGACATCGGCGTCATGCCCGGTCACCAGCCGCTGCTCGGTGTGCTGGAGTCGGGCCCGGTGACCATTCGTACGAGCGACGGCAACACCGTCGTCGCCGCCGTCCACGGAGGATTCATCTCCTTCGCGGACAACAAGCTGTCACTGCTTGCTGAGATCGTCGAGCTGTCGGACGAGATCGATGTCCAGCGTGCGGAGCGGGCGCTCGAGCGCGCGAAGTCGGAGGCCGACGCCTCCGCCGAGCGTCGCGCGGACGTCCGACTGCGGGCGGTGTCGTCGCGCTGA
- a CDS encoding DUF2550 domain-containing protein, with protein sequence MILTLLVCGLVLVALVLVGLFVFGLRRRLIQRSGGTFDCSLRWNAPEKGDTSGKGWGYGVARYNGDRIEWYRVFSYAPRPRRVLERSAIEVVDRRAPDGEEELALLSDAIVLGCLHRGVRLELAMGEDALTGFLAWLEAAPPGQRVNVA encoded by the coding sequence ATGATCCTCACTCTGCTCGTGTGCGGACTCGTGTTGGTCGCGCTGGTGTTGGTGGGGCTCTTCGTCTTCGGGCTGCGGCGCCGGCTCATCCAGCGGTCCGGCGGCACCTTCGACTGCAGCCTGCGCTGGAACGCCCCGGAGAAGGGCGACACCTCCGGCAAGGGCTGGGGGTACGGCGTCGCCCGCTACAACGGCGACCGGATCGAGTGGTATCGAGTCTTCTCGTACGCTCCCCGGCCGCGCCGGGTCCTTGAGCGCTCGGCCATCGAGGTCGTCGACCGGCGCGCCCCGGACGGCGAGGAGGAGCTCGCGCTGCTCTCCGACGCGATCGTCCTCGGCTGCCTGCACCGCGGAGTCCGCCTTGAACTGGCGATGGGCGAGGACGCGCTCACGGGTTTCCTCGCTTGGCTGGAGGCAGCGCCTCCCGGCCAGCGGGTGAACGTGGCCTAG